In a genomic window of Gossypium arboreum isolate Shixiya-1 chromosome 7, ASM2569848v2, whole genome shotgun sequence:
- the LOC108457956 gene encoding 60S ribosomal protein L5-like yields the protein MPFVKAQKTKAYFKRYQVKFKRRREGKTDYRARNRLINQDKNKYNTPKYRLVARFTNKDIIAQIVHASISGDIVLAAAYGHELPRYGLEVGLTNYAAAYCVGLLLARRTLKQLEMDAEYEGNVEATGEDYSVEPGESRRPFRSLLDVGLVRTTTGNRVFGVLKGALDGGIDIPHSEKRFAGFNKDSKQLDPEVHRKYIYGGHVASYMRTLMEDEPEKYQSHFSEYIKRGIEADNLEGVYKKVHAAIRANPEAKKSEKPPPKEHKRYNLKKLSYEERKAKLIDRLKALNSAAGVDSDEDDE from the exons ATG CCTTTCGTTAAAGCTCAAAAGACCAAGGCTTATTTCAAGAGATATCAAGTTAAGTTCAAGAGAAGGCGAG AGGGCAAGACAGATTATCGGGCCAGGAATCGTCTTATTAATCAGGACAAGAACAAATACAACACCCCAAAATATCGATTGGTTGCACGATTT ACCAACAAGGATATAATTGCACAAATCGTACATGCTAGTATTTCTGGTGATATAGTTCTTGCAGCAGCTTACGGACATGAGCTTCCTCGCTATGGACTTGAAGTTGGCCTTACAAATTATGCAGCAG CTTATTGTGTTGGACTCCTTTTGGCTCGCCGAACACTGAAGCAGCTGGAGATGGATGCTGAATATGAGGGCAATGTTGAG GCAACTGGGGAGGACTACAGTGTTGAACCAGGAGAGAGCAGGAGGCCTTTCCGTTCTCTCCTAGATGTTGGTCTTGTCAGAACAACCACTGGTAATCGTGTTTTTGGTGTGCTCAAG GGAGCTTTGGATGGAGGCATTGATATTCCTCATAGTGAGAAGAGGTTTGCTGGATTTAACAAGGACAGTAAGCAACTTGATCCTGAAGTTCACCGCAAATACATTTATGGTGGCCATGTTGCATCATACATGAGG ACTTTGATGGAAGATGAGCCAGAGAAGTATCAGTCTCACTTCAGTGAGTACATAAAGCGGGGCATTGAGGCAGACAACCTGGAGGGAGTTTACAAAAAGGTTCATGCTGCTATTCGCGCAAATCCAGAAGCTAAGAAATCTGAGAAGCCACCTCCCAAGGAACACAAGAG GTACAACCTGAAGAAGCTGTCTTATGAGGAAAGGAAAGCCAAGTTGATTGATAGGTTGAAAGCTCTCAATTCAGCTGCCGGAGTTGATTCTGATGAGGATGATGAGTAA